The Gemmatimonadota bacterium genome has a segment encoding these proteins:
- a CDS encoding ABC transporter permease, whose translation MHGRLPREDELVRGGPDRVVVLTEPFWRRRFGADPSVVGRALTINGSPFQVIGVLPATFTYPSAAADVYVPFSIFTDDQIPRLRFVRLLGVVARARDGTSQGEVSTELHTIATRLAARYPENAAWDGVTVRPLHGSIVGDVSRTLWLLLGAVGLLLLIACVNVASLQLARATARAGEVAVRTALGASRGRLVQQLVTESLVLASLGGALGVATAYGLVRLVRIAAADQLPRGGEVVLDGTVLAFATGLSVIAGLLFGAVPAVSASAWTADALRSTRSATGLRTRGRRVLVVAEVTLAMVLVVAGGLMVRSLRALTGVDLGFRPDHLLVVSYSLSTERHGDNYPLVYERILQQVRAVPGVVSAGAVKEAPFQGTGERVGFRLPGMVVPAGEDSPTAAMLNVSDGFFAVMGTRVEGGREFLPADRRDAPPVVVVNRAFARRWFPGRDAVGERLVFGANAGVEIVGVVQGIRQSEVAAEAEPTIYVHEMQQGRVGVNLVVRTHGSPLAIAAAVRRAIREVDPLQVIRTTFTMEEAVRDALARPRMLVVLLGAFGILGLLLGAVGLYGVLAYLVQQRRKDFGVRLALGASHQRVLHAVLAEGLRLAGMGVVLGTGLALAVGRWLSSVLYGVRAGDPLTLVVVALVLMTTAAVASVLPARRAASTNLLTALRAD comes from the coding sequence GTGCACGGCCGCCTCCCCCGGGAGGACGAACTCGTTCGCGGCGGCCCCGATCGTGTCGTCGTCCTCACGGAGCCCTTCTGGCGGCGCCGCTTTGGCGCGGATCCCTCGGTGGTGGGACGCGCCCTCACCATCAATGGCTCCCCGTTCCAGGTCATCGGAGTCCTGCCTGCCACGTTCACCTACCCGTCCGCTGCAGCCGACGTGTACGTGCCCTTCTCGATCTTCACCGACGACCAGATTCCCCGCTTGCGCTTCGTCCGCCTCCTTGGGGTCGTCGCGCGCGCGCGCGATGGGACCTCGCAGGGCGAGGTCTCCACGGAGCTGCACACCATCGCGACGCGCCTCGCAGCGCGTTATCCGGAGAACGCCGCGTGGGACGGGGTCACCGTGCGGCCACTGCACGGCTCCATCGTCGGCGATGTGAGCCGCACCCTGTGGCTCTTGCTCGGGGCCGTGGGGCTGCTGCTGCTCATTGCGTGCGTCAACGTGGCCTCGCTGCAGCTGGCGCGTGCGACGGCACGCGCTGGCGAGGTGGCCGTGCGAACCGCGCTTGGGGCGTCTCGGGGTCGGCTGGTCCAGCAACTCGTGACCGAGAGCCTGGTCCTTGCCTCGCTCGGGGGCGCCCTCGGTGTGGCGACCGCCTACGGCCTGGTGCGGCTGGTGCGCATCGCCGCCGCCGACCAACTGCCGCGCGGGGGTGAGGTCGTGCTCGACGGGACCGTGCTTGCCTTCGCCACCGGGCTCTCCGTCATCGCGGGACTGCTCTTTGGTGCGGTCCCCGCCGTGTCAGCATCGGCCTGGACCGCCGACGCCTTGCGATCCACCAGGTCGGCGACCGGCCTGCGAACACGCGGTCGGCGCGTGCTCGTGGTGGCCGAGGTCACCCTCGCGATGGTGCTGGTGGTGGCGGGGGGACTCATGGTGCGCAGCCTGCGGGCGCTGACGGGCGTCGACCTCGGATTCCGACCGGATCATCTCCTGGTCGTGAGCTATTCGCTGAGCACGGAGCGACACGGCGACAACTACCCGCTGGTCTACGAGCGCATCCTGCAACAGGTGAGAGCCGTGCCAGGCGTCGTGTCGGCCGGGGCCGTGAAGGAAGCCCCGTTCCAGGGCACGGGAGAACGCGTGGGCTTTCGCCTGCCGGGTATGGTCGTTCCCGCGGGTGAAGACTCACCTACCGCGGCGATGCTCAATGTGAGCGATGGGTTCTTTGCGGTCATGGGCACGCGCGTGGAAGGGGGACGGGAGTTCTTACCGGCCGATCGGCGGGACGCGCCCCCAGTGGTAGTCGTGAATCGCGCCTTTGCCCGACGCTGGTTCCCGGGTCGCGACGCGGTGGGCGAGCGGCTGGTGTTCGGTGCGAACGCGGGGGTTGAGATCGTCGGCGTGGTCCAGGGCATCCGCCAGTCGGAGGTAGCAGCCGAGGCCGAGCCCACGATCTACGTGCATGAGATGCAGCAGGGACGCGTCGGGGTGAACCTGGTCGTTCGCACCCACGGCTCGCCGCTCGCGATCGCCGCGGCGGTCCGACGCGCCATCCGCGAGGTGGACCCCCTCCAGGTGATTCGCACCACATTCACCATGGAGGAGGCGGTGCGCGACGCCCTCGCACGCCCGCGCATGCTGGTGGTGCTGCTCGGTGCGTTCGGGATCCTCGGCCTCCTGCTTGGCGCCGTCGGGCTCTACGGTGTGCTCGCCTACCTCGTCCAGCAGCGGCGCAAGGACTTCGGCGTGCGGCTGGCGCTCGGAGCATCACACCAGCGCGTGCTGCATGCGGTGTTGGCCGAAGGGCTGCGCCTCGCTGGCATGGGCGTCGTCCTGGGCACGGGGCTCGCGCTCGCTGTCGGTCGCTGGTTGTCGTCTGTCCTGTATGGCGTGCGTGCCGGTGACCCGTTAACCCTGGTCGTGGTGGCTCTGGTCCTCATGACGACCGCGGCCGTCGCCAGCGTGCTTCCCGCGCGACGAGCGGCGTCCACCAACCTGTTGACGGCGCTACGCGCCGACTAG
- a CDS encoding BlaI/MecI/CopY family transcriptional regulator — protein MASFTERELDCMAVLWERGPCTVSEVRGALADPLAYTTVLTVLRTLEAKGHVGHEVVGKAHRYLPLVAREAAGNRALGRIVDKIFGGSRELLLAHLVDAEGVTDDEVRRLRRVLNERLSAREAP, from the coding sequence ATGGCGTCGTTCACGGAACGGGAACTCGACTGTATGGCCGTGCTCTGGGAGCGCGGGCCATGCACCGTCAGCGAAGTGCGCGGAGCGCTCGCTGATCCGCTCGCGTATACCACCGTGTTGACCGTCCTGCGCACACTCGAGGCCAAGGGGCATGTCGGCCACGAGGTCGTCGGCAAGGCGCACCGATACCTCCCTTTGGTAGCGCGTGAAGCGGCGGGGAACCGCGCGCTGGGACGCATCGTGGACAAGATCTTCGGGGGATCGCGCGAATTGCTACTCGCGCACCTGGTGGACGCCGAAGGCGTCACGGATGACGAGGTGCGCCGCCTGCGTCGGGTGCTGAACGAACGGCTATCGGCGCGGGAGGCTCCATGA
- a CDS encoding PadR family transcriptional regulator gives MPETMSLLQGTLDVLILRTLAWEPMHSYAVARWIRDRTGGTLDIEDAPLYKALHRLEHAGALEATWGVSENNRRARYYKLTAAGRAMLRRSEADWRRYAAAVFAVLEPA, from the coding sequence ATGCCGGAGACGATGAGCCTGCTGCAGGGGACACTCGACGTCCTCATCCTGCGTACCCTGGCATGGGAGCCCATGCACAGTTACGCCGTCGCTCGCTGGATCCGGGATCGCACCGGGGGAACCCTCGATATCGAGGACGCGCCCCTCTATAAGGCGCTGCATCGGCTGGAGCACGCGGGCGCACTGGAGGCGACGTGGGGGGTCAGCGAGAACAACCGCCGGGCGCGCTACTACAAACTCACAGCTGCCGGTCGCGCGATGCTGCGTCGATCCGAAGCCGACTGGCGACGCTACGCGGCGGCGGTCTTCGCCGTCCTGGAGCCCGCATGA
- a CDS encoding methylated-DNA--[protein]-cysteine S-methyltransferase, with translation MARPTDFDRISRALAFLEARAPTQPPLGELASHVGLSEFHLQRLFTRWAGVSPKRFMQVQALHHAKEALEGARSVMDGTWEAGLSSPGRLHDLFVTLEAVTPGEFRSGGAGLRIDAGFHETPFGECLLGTTARGVCGLSFFDGDRDEAWADLEARWPGAAVTEAPRRTSRTAAAIFGPLGGRTHRPLALLVRGTNFQVQVWTALLRIPPGRFAAYEDVAGAVGNPKAVRAVGTAVGRNPIAFLIPCHRVIRANGAIGGYRWGVPRKRAILAWEAGRRAG, from the coding sequence ATGGCTCGCCCGACGGATTTCGACCGTATCAGTCGCGCCCTCGCGTTTCTCGAGGCGCGCGCGCCCACGCAACCGCCGCTGGGTGAACTCGCGTCGCACGTGGGGCTCAGCGAGTTCCACCTGCAGCGGCTCTTTACGCGGTGGGCCGGGGTGAGCCCCAAGCGCTTCATGCAGGTGCAGGCCCTCCATCACGCCAAGGAGGCGCTCGAGGGCGCACGCAGCGTGATGGACGGCACCTGGGAAGCCGGCTTGTCGAGCCCCGGGCGCCTGCACGACCTCTTTGTCACCCTGGAAGCGGTGACCCCGGGGGAATTCCGGAGTGGCGGCGCCGGCTTGCGCATCGATGCCGGCTTTCACGAGACACCGTTTGGCGAGTGCTTGTTAGGCACGACGGCGCGAGGGGTGTGCGGGCTGTCGTTCTTTGATGGCGACCGTGACGAGGCGTGGGCCGACCTGGAGGCGCGCTGGCCTGGCGCAGCGGTCACCGAGGCCCCGCGACGGACGTCGCGAACGGCCGCGGCGATCTTCGGCCCGTTAGGCGGCCGGACCCACCGGCCGCTGGCCCTCCTGGTCCGCGGGACCAACTTCCAGGTGCAGGTCTGGACCGCCCTGCTGCGCATCCCGCCGGGACGCTTCGCCGCCTACGAGGACGTGGCCGGCGCCGTGGGGAACCCGAAGGCCGTCCGCGCGGTGGGCACAGCGGTGGGCCGAAACCCGATCGCCTTTCTCATCCCGTGTCATCGCGTGATCCGCGCGAATGGAGCGATCGGCGGTTACCGGTGGGGGGTCCCCCGCAAGCGGGCAATCCTCGCCTGGGAGGCGGGGCGTCGAGCAGGATAG